The following coding sequences are from one Paenibacillus sp. JDR-2 window:
- a CDS encoding methyl-accepting chemotaxis protein, which translates to MKLTVSRKLFMGFLAVLIVLTAIVFIGYSKITTVDQAYGKLIDDKAKKLIMIQELNVAIKKEQLSARGYLILKDDSSSQNFNAAHESFLQLSKELSAITKLPKAKELLEQLIELESQFHEVAAQEIQLKDQNKTDEYMELVTKQGHEISSAFDSKMDELTDYQQTVMEKGHQETADQAASTKISMLALGLAAILIGLAVAIYIGRKISRPVVELSKAAEKIAAGDLTSTELNVKNIDEIGDLAASFKRMRRNLRELIQTVNTNASQVAASAEELTASADQTSRATEQIAVTMSSVVTGVETQFNTVEEASRTIAEIAAGAQEIARNTQVVSDTTLDAYSKAAEGTASVQTVIGQMSAISRTVYGLSQVIGGLGERSQEIGQISSVITGLSSQTNLLALNAAIEAARAGEHGRGFAVVATEVRKLAEQSSQSAQQISGLIASIQEETLRAVQAMDTATNEVSDGLGMVNSAGESFDLIQQSVNIVSSQIQEVSSSVQQMAAGAEQMVQSMKAITEVSEHTASGSQQVSASAEEQMESMKNISGAALSLSQMAEQLQLQIEKFRV; encoded by the coding sequence ATGAAGCTAACCGTAAGCAGGAAATTATTTATGGGATTTTTGGCTGTGCTTATCGTTTTGACCGCAATCGTATTTATCGGTTACTCCAAAATTACGACTGTTGATCAGGCCTATGGCAAGCTGATTGATGACAAGGCGAAGAAGCTGATCATGATTCAGGAGCTAAACGTAGCCATCAAAAAAGAACAGCTTAGCGCAAGAGGCTACTTGATTCTGAAGGACGATTCCTCCTCGCAAAATTTCAATGCTGCCCATGAAAGCTTCCTGCAGCTGAGCAAGGAGCTGAGCGCCATCACGAAGCTTCCGAAAGCAAAGGAGCTGCTTGAGCAGCTGATTGAGCTGGAGAGCCAGTTCCATGAGGTCGCCGCCCAGGAGATCCAACTGAAGGATCAGAATAAGACCGATGAATACATGGAGCTCGTAACCAAGCAGGGGCATGAGATTTCCTCCGCTTTCGACAGCAAGATGGACGAGTTGACGGATTATCAGCAGACGGTTATGGAAAAGGGACATCAGGAGACGGCAGACCAGGCAGCAAGCACAAAAATCTCGATGCTGGCATTGGGGTTGGCCGCTATTCTGATCGGGCTTGCGGTTGCGATATACATAGGCAGGAAAATTAGCAGGCCGGTAGTAGAGCTGTCAAAGGCTGCGGAAAAAATAGCGGCTGGCGATTTAACCTCAACGGAGCTGAACGTAAAAAATATAGACGAGATCGGAGATTTGGCCGCCTCCTTCAAGAGAATGCGCCGCAATCTTCGTGAGCTGATTCAGACGGTCAACACGAATGCAAGCCAAGTAGCGGCATCGGCCGAAGAACTGACGGCAAGCGCTGACCAGACTTCGAGAGCAACGGAGCAGATTGCCGTTACGATGTCTTCGGTCGTAACCGGGGTAGAGACCCAGTTCAATACGGTAGAAGAAGCATCCCGGACGATTGCCGAAATTGCAGCCGGAGCGCAGGAAATTGCCCGCAATACCCAGGTTGTGTCGGATACTACGCTGGATGCTTATTCGAAGGCTGCCGAGGGGACGGCTTCCGTCCAGACGGTTATCGGACAGATGAGTGCGATATCCCGTACGGTTTACGGACTGTCTCAAGTCATTGGAGGGCTTGGTGAACGCTCCCAGGAAATCGGGCAAATCAGCAGCGTGATTACGGGGCTTTCTTCGCAGACCAATCTGCTTGCGCTTAATGCGGCTATCGAAGCGGCAAGAGCAGGCGAGCATGGGCGAGGATTTGCGGTCGTAGCAACAGAGGTGAGAAAGCTGGCCGAGCAGTCGAGTCAATCGGCGCAGCAGATCTCCGGATTGATCGCTTCCATTCAAGAGGAGACGCTTCGAGCGGTACAAGCGATGGATACGGCAACAAACGAAGTTAGCGACGGACTTGGGATGGTAAACTCGGCTGGCGAATCCTTTGATTTGATCCAGCAGTCCGTTAATATCGTATCTTCCCAGATCCAGGAGGTTTCCTCTTCCGTGCAGCAAATGGCGGCGGGTGCCGAGCAGATGGTGCAATCGATGAAAGCAATCACGGAGGTGTCGGAGCATACGGCATCCGGTTCCCAGCAGGTATCGGCCTCCGCGGAGGAACAGATGGAGTCGATGAAAAATATTTCAGGCGCGGCTTTATCTCTATCCCAGATGGCGGAACAGCTTCAGTTGCAGATTGAGAAATTTAGAGTGTAA
- a CDS encoding gamma-glutamylcyclotransferase family protein gives MSIRDKITVFAYGSLLPGLVNHYVIAPFLIDSRSGMIAGRLVDVGAYPAAVRDQSARTNGAVIEGLWLTIDRAGLAVLDELEEFSGIEEANDYERVWVQDDKNSKLEGWVYIWPSDRGCSAVPGSSWPDYLNNLTTKPKLS, from the coding sequence ATGTCTATTCGCGACAAGATTACCGTGTTTGCATATGGCTCATTGCTTCCGGGTCTGGTCAATCATTATGTCATAGCTCCCTTCCTTATAGACAGCAGGAGCGGTATGATCGCGGGCAGACTGGTGGACGTCGGAGCTTATCCGGCTGCAGTCAGGGATCAGTCGGCCAGAACGAACGGTGCGGTTATTGAAGGGTTATGGCTTACGATCGACCGTGCCGGACTAGCTGTACTCGACGAGCTGGAGGAGTTTTCCGGCATCGAGGAAGCCAATGATTACGAGCGGGTTTGGGTCCAGGACGACAAGAATTCAAAGCTTGAGGGCTGGGTCTATATTTGGCCGTCAGACCGTGGCTGTTCAGCCGTTCCAGGTTCATCATGGCCGGATTATCTAAACAACTTGACCACTAAACCAAAGCTTTCATGA
- a CDS encoding 5-oxoprolinase subunit PxpA, translated as MVHRAVDLNCDFGEGYGSYSFGQDAELLPFITSVNIACGFHAGDPHTMHTAVKQALSAGAAIGAHPGLPDRLGFGRREMQVTASEVYDFVLYQVGALQAFVRALGGEMAHLKPHGALYHMANRDKAVSEAIVKAALAVDDRLIIYGQSGSLLLSEAKQYGLSSASEVFADRAYEPDGSLAPRGKQGAVLHDADLAAAQAVAMAAQGIAFTPEGASVNVQADTICLHGDGLHAALFASRIREALIKEGITLQAPGKA; from the coding sequence ATTCCTTCGGGCAGGATGCCGAGCTGCTGCCCTTTATAACTAGCGTAAATATCGCTTGCGGCTTTCATGCCGGTGATCCGCATACGATGCATACGGCCGTGAAGCAGGCTTTGTCCGCGGGCGCCGCAATTGGCGCCCATCCCGGCCTGCCCGATCGGCTCGGATTTGGCCGCCGGGAGATGCAGGTAACCGCATCCGAGGTGTATGATTTTGTTTTGTATCAGGTTGGCGCATTGCAGGCTTTTGTTCGGGCATTAGGCGGGGAGATGGCTCACCTAAAGCCGCATGGAGCCCTTTACCATATGGCTAACCGCGATAAAGCGGTCTCTGAGGCGATTGTCAAAGCAGCCTTGGCTGTTGATGACAGGCTTATTATTTACGGACAATCCGGCAGTTTGCTCTTGTCTGAAGCCAAGCAATACGGCCTGTCCTCCGCATCCGAGGTTTTTGCGGACCGGGCGTACGAGCCGGACGGAAGCCTCGCTCCTCGCGGCAAGCAAGGAGCCGTTCTGCATGATGCGGACCTTGCGGCCGCTCAAGCGGTAGCGATGGCAGCGCAAGGAATTGCCTTTACGCCGGAAGGTGCTTCGGTAAACGTACAAGCTGACACGATTTGCCTGCATGGCGATGGCCTTCATGCGGCTCTGTTTGCTTCCCGTATCCGGGAGGCGTTAATCAAAGAGGGGATTACTCTCCAGGCGCCGGGCAAGGCATAA